Within Malus domestica chromosome 04, GDT2T_hap1, the genomic segment GGGTTGGATGAATTAGGGTTGAGGACAATGGGTTTGGGGTGAACGGAAGGGCAGGCACGGGTAACAGCAGATCCACATAGGGATGGGTTGTCTGAGACAGATGATGGCGGGATAGTGTTGAAGAATCCCCCTAATGGCAGTTCACCCTCAAGGTGGTTGTGGGAGACATTGAAGTAGAGGAGATGGGAAAGATTTGTCAGCTCTTTCGGTATGCCTCCTGAGAATTTGTTCAAAGACAAGTCGACATATTGAAGATTGGTAAGGTTAGCAAGGGCTGTAGGAATAGGGCCAGTCAGATTGTTCTGCGATAGAATCCTGTATAATTCGAACacgcaaaagaaaaacaattcaGATCAATTTAAGCTCCATCTATACTTGTAAGTCAGGTGTTGCTTTCCGTTCGTTATAAATCGTGTGTAAAGGAACACAACTGAAGAAGTAgacataagaagaagaagagagctTACAGATTTGTCAGAGATGAGCACTTCGCAATTTCGGCTGGAACTTTCCCGCTTAGAAAGTTCTTCTGCAGTCTTATTTCCTTGAGCGAGACTGCCCCTCCGATTTCATCAGGAATGCTTCCATTGAGCCAATTGTCACTCAAGTCGAGAACATATGCCGCCTTTAATTCACCTATACTTGCTGGAATCCAACCCAACAGATGGTTCCCTGACATATTCAAAAACTGCAAGCTACTAAGAACACCAATGTCGGATGGAAGCACATCAGAAAACGCGTTCGACGACAAATCCAAGACCTGCAGGCCTCCATTAGAAGCTGCCATTGACGCCAATGAACTGTACTCCTCACTTCCACCTAATCGGTTGCCATAAAGCGAAACACTGCGCAGACCGAGCTTAAAAATCCACGAAGGAAGCTTACCTGCTAACAGATTATGGCTAACATCTATGGCTAGCAGATTGTTGCAATTTGCCAACGTATCAGGCAAGCTTCCAGTAAATCCATTCCTAGACAAGTTCAAATTTTCGAGTAGCTCGAGATTTCCTAATGAACTTGGAATTTCACCAGAGAAATTATTACCAGACACATCCAACACCTCAAGGTTCTTCAAATCGCCAAGCCAATTCGGAACTTGCCCCGCAAGCAAATTCCCCTGTAAGCTCAGAGAAGTGCATGAATTGAGCCTCTGAATCGATTCCGGTATTCTTCCAGAAAACAAATTCTCACTAAAATCAAGCAACTTCAACTGCAAACAGCTTCCAAAGTCCCCAGGAAGCTGTCCTGAAAATCGGTTTTTTGCCAAGTTAATCACTCTCAAATCATACAAATTCTCAATACCTTCAGGAACTTCACCCTCCACCAAGTTATCCGCCAAGTCTAGCGACTGAAGCATCCTCAAGTACCAAATCCCAGACGGCAACTTCCCGGACATCCGATTCGACGAAAAGTTCACATCCACCAACGTCTGGCACAAGCTCAGGGACTCTGGAATCCGCCCAGTGAGGTTGTTTCTGGCGAAAGAAACCACCCTGAGAGACCCACATTGCATGAAAAACTCCTCCGGGACCGACCCAGATAGGCTATTCCGGCTCAAATCGATAACCTGCAAGCTCCCGAGGTGTGGGAGATCCGGGTTTATGAACCCAGTGAAGTTGTTGTCGGAAAGCGAGAGTCTTTGGAGATTCTGCAGCCGCAAAAGGCCGCGGCCGATGTGCCCGGATAGCGAAAATCCGTCGAGAACAACCTCGGCGACTCTGCCGGTTGTCGGGTCGCATTTGACTCCGACCCAGCTGCAGGGACTGTCGTCGTCCTCGTTCCAAGAGGCGAGCTTGGCTTCCGGGTCGGAAAGTCCCGCCTTGAAGACGATCAGGCCCAGAACGTCGTCGTTGAAAACGGGGTCCAGGGCGAGTACCAGAAGAGGAGCAAGAAGAAGCAGAAAACAGAGCTCAAACGCCATTTTTTTCAAGTCTGATAAAATCCCATGAAAATTTCAGAAGTCTGAAAGCTTGAAAGTTGTGAAGAAAAACAGAGGAGGAGGATTCTTGGTGGAATGTTTGAACTGAACAGAGAAATGCAACTAAGGCATGTGTGATAATGGGCGAAGAAAAAGGGCAAAAGGTAAAGTGATCAACCCACCAACATCAATCACAACACCCTTCCACTTTTTCTCTTGCTTTTttttaacccttttttttttgttggggttTTTGAGAAAaccagtgaaaaaaaaaagcagaaaagTGATTAAAGGTGGAGGCTTTGAGGTGGGAGAGTGGACGGGGGATATGGGTTTTGGGGGAGGAGACGGGAGGCGGAGGGTGGCGGGGCAAGAGGCGGGAGAGGGGTGGAATTCGAAGTTCAAACCctagagagggagaggaagCGAGGGAATTGAAGAAAGGGTGTCAGGGAGTCTGTTGGGGTTGGTGTGGAGAAAGAAGGAAGAGTGGGAGATGAATAATAATGGTTGGCGTGGAGTGGCTCTGATGGCTCTGGCAAGAGAGTAAAAGCGAAGCATTCAAAGCTTCTAACGGCgatggcagagagagagagagagagagagagatagatagaGAGTGAGTGAGGAATAGTGTGAGCTCTTTATTTTATTGGCTTTATTGGAGTTGTGCATTTGGTCAAACTAGAATCCAAGGTGTTATCCACTTGGCTTTTTGGGCAATTACAACAAGACATTTGGTAGTGTTGCTTAATTAGTAGAGAAACTTAAGTAGGGCATTCTAATAAGCTGGTTGGTCAGATAATTTCATAAACGAACGGGTTTTATTGTATTTGAGTACAAGACTTGCAAGACACAAGTATAGTTCTCAATACATATAGACACGGTCATATTTTTTGGACTTATACAGTTTTTATCTTTAACTAAAACAGCTCTTGCATTGGGTAAGATTACGTGAAATTAGGTAAAATCAATTTACAAAAGGTCATatgtttttcagttttttgttaGAGATGTCTTAAAGATAAGGTGGTCAAACACATGATTTCAAAATCCTTGATACGAGATTCTCTTAAGtagaaaaataaaacctaaTCGACCCAAGACATTCTTTAAATTCGAATATTCATCAAATataaagaacaagaaataaatcATACAAGAAAAATACTATCTTGAAAACTTCTTATTTCAAATTCGGAgaaacaaaactcaaaacttGTATCGAACCTAACTCAAAAATTAATTTCTGCTTGAGCACACTTGCTCTAACTATCTTCTTGACGTCTTTTCTTGCGGTAAACATGTTACTCAAGCGCATGTGTCTCCATCTTTACAGTCTTTACTTTTTCCTTTTGTCCTACACCAGAAAGTACAGTCAAAGTTCCTTATAGAACTAGTCGACCAAGTACTAGACACCAAGCTTTGGCTTTGTTCAAATACTCTAAACCAACTTACACCAACTTCTTTTCGACctcttctgtttttgttttgtttgactTCTGGAAGCTCAAATCTTTGTGTTTTCCCCAATTAATTTAACCCCGAAGCTTCCAAAGTGCAAGAAAATTCTCCCTACTTGTTTCGAGTTTCCACACCTACATATTTTGTATCTTCTGTGTGTCTCGAGTTTCGATGTTTCAATTAAATGTGCTTCTTGGGAGGATTGGGAGTTGTCAGAGATGGCAGATGAGTGGCGTAACTGGCGCATCTTTGATTAGTaattctaaattaattaatcaaagctTTGTCAAAGTTCTTTGCTTTAAAATATGAAACGAGAATTCTGAAGATTTTTTAATCATATCTATTCATTATATATAGTGTGATtataaatcattgtaaatttttttatttaaaattgaatataaacaatacCTGATGAACAATGACCGTATgatgtacaatgaacaaatGTGATTGCAGGATTCCCAGAATCTTCATAAAGAAGATCtgtagaggatcctcattctaaAATATGGAAGCCATGGATTTCTAGAAAAGCACAAAGAATTCGTTGGAAGATTGGTACTCCTATCTCCCAAATTAAAGAACAATGACATAAAGGTTGAGGGCATGACACAAAatcgactgacgctccggttcgaaaatgtgactatgggacagaggttcagggccgaaggggtagaggaagacctaggacaactttggaagagaccctaagaaaagacttgagtacttggatctaacggaggacatgacacaaaaccgagcgcaatggcgttctaggattcatatagccgaccccacttagtgggaaaaggctttgttgttgttgttgttgttgttgttgacatAAAGGTTGAGGGCCTAAAACTTATTAGGCCATTAGAGTTGGACTTTAGCAAGTCTCACGATGTGCGTGATTGGTTTTGTCTTAAGAGTTATTAAAGTATGATCGGTGTTTAATATATCGATAtgcaaatttattaaaatattaaggaTATATAGATACCGATTACCTTTGatagaaattatgaaaatttgcAATGAGTGAGTATGTCAACTTATTTAGATTTAGtcgaaattagaaaaaaaaatctcaaaaaattTTGAAAGTTCAAAATCTACAATGGGTTACAGCAAATATCCTTGATATTCTTGATATTCATGGTTTTCCAATATTTAGATTTAGTGAATCAATAAATATTCTCGATATTCATGGTTTTCCAATATTTCGCTGATACAAG encodes:
- the LOC103433758 gene encoding leucine-rich repeat receptor-like protein kinase PXC2 — its product is MAFELCFLLLLAPLLVLALDPVFNDDVLGLIVFKAGLSDPEAKLASWNEDDDSPCSWVGVKCDPTTGRVAEVVLDGFSLSGHIGRGLLRLQNLQRLSLSDNNFTGFINPDLPHLGSLQVIDLSRNSLSGSVPEEFFMQCGSLRVVSFARNNLTGRIPESLSLCQTLVDVNFSSNRMSGKLPSGIWYLRMLQSLDLADNLVEGEVPEGIENLYDLRVINLAKNRFSGQLPGDFGSCLQLKLLDFSENLFSGRIPESIQRLNSCTSLSLQGNLLAGQVPNWLGDLKNLEVLDVSGNNFSGEIPSSLGNLELLENLNLSRNGFTGSLPDTLANCNNLLAIDVSHNLLAGKLPSWIFKLGLRSVSLYGNRLGGSEEYSSLASMAASNGGLQVLDLSSNAFSDVLPSDIGVLSSLQFLNMSGNHLLGWIPASIGELKAAYVLDLSDNWLNGSIPDEIGGAVSLKEIRLQKNFLSGKVPAEIAKCSSLTNLILSQNNLTGPIPTALANLTNLQYVDLSLNKFSGGIPKELTNLSHLLYFNVSHNHLEGELPLGGFFNTIPPSSVSDNPSLCGSAVTRACPSVHPKPIVLNPNSSNPVHGSSSPTHGHKIVFSISALIAIGAAVFIAIGVIAITVLNMHVRSSLSRSAAPLELSGGEDYSCSPANDPNYGKLVMFSGDADFGAGTQALLNKDCELGRGGFGVVYKTALRDGRSVAIKKLTVSSLIKSQEDFEREVKGLGKIRHRNLVALEGYYWTPSLQLIIYEYIPCGSLFKNLHDGPGKTCLTWRQRFHIILGMAKGLAHLHQMKIIHYNLKSTNVLIDSNGEPKVGDFGLARLLPTLDRCILSSKIQSALGYMAPEFACQTVKITEKCDVYGFGILVLEVVTGKRPVEYLEDDVIVLCDMVRGALEEGRVEECLDKNLLGNFPAEEAIPVVKLGLICASQVPSNRPDMSEVINILELIQCPSEGHEELE